The genomic segment AGACACGTGAAGAGGCAACAGCAAAAGGTAACCCGTTTGGGAGAGCGGGGAGATTGAACAGAAGCCCACACGCACCAATGCGGACACACTCGACACTTGCTTCCGCTGTATTAACACTCCACCAATATGAATCACCCACCAGTGAGCATacaaaagaaaacgaacGGTATGAGCCCGCGGGTACGTTAGCAGGAGCAGACGATAAGACGAGGACCGTCTTGTTGCACTAGTCACGCTTTCCCTGCCGCGtcaaacagaaaagaggcgaGCGATGCTCTCCACCGAGAGGCGAGGATGAAAAAGGACTTAGGTGAGCAGGCAGGGAAAactgtgagagaggggaacgAGAGTAACGACAGTGATCAAGAGATAGACCCTAATTGATAGCACTAGCAGCAAGCACCGTATcaagtggtggtggctcaCTCTCCTCTTACGCGTTGCGTGAATTTACCCGCAAGTGCGTTGGTGCTAATGCCGGTTTGTGTGCAGGAATGGGAGTGGTAAGAAACGGAGAGAAGTAGAGTGGGGATGAAATAGCGGAATTATGTAGGACACAGTGAGAATGGCACACGAGTCAAAATTCAAGCGAAGAAAGGTAGGGAGAGGCGGCTGTAGCCGACTGTGTTCATATacatgcacgcgcgtgtgtgtgtgtgtgtgttcgggGAGTGGCACACGAAAGGAAGGAAGGTAGGTGAAACCAGAGTCGTGGAAGAAAAGCAAATGCGGAGAGAAAAGACGAATACGAAGAAGGCACACCggaagacagagaaggatGCGAACATGACAGAGTGAAAGGGAGCGGAGGAAAAATCAATCGAACATCATCTGAGAAGGGGCGCGTCATGCGGAGTGGATCTACACTCAAGTGCGCCACGCCTTTGGGCGACACGAGCTAAGCATGAGCTTCAAGAGTCTAcgtacacagacacacacacacacatacacgccgCCACGGATTCATACCAATGACGTCCGCGGCGGAAGTCGAAGAGGTGCGACATGATACTCCAGAACGGTGGGAGCGGAGTCATCATCACCTGACAAACAATTGTGCGAAACGCCGCCACACACCGCCTCAGTGCAAGAACTTCTACAAACTGTGCATTCTCCATCCTTGTCCTTTTCCCGTCTTTTCCTGAGGGTGCCTTACGTTTTGGAGTCTCCCACCACGTGAGAGACTCTCGCCACCGCGGTTACTGCCGCGTGCGTTCTCGCCATGTTATGCCTGCATAAGACGCAGTTTCTACCACTGGTACGCCGCCAcctcaccaccatcgcctccgcAGACTACGTACTCATCTTCCACGCAGACACTCACGTTCATCGCAGACCCAGTGCGACCTGCGTGCACCGTACGCATAGCACCTCCCACGATGTCACTCGCGAAGACGGACACGACATTGCCCTTACCGCTTGGCATTACAACAGTGTCAGAACGCGGTACCCATGCACCACGCAACAGCGCCTGGCGCTCATTCACGCCCAGCTCTGTCGCACCTAGGAGGCGATCCGATGATGACAATGCAAAGGGTTGTGTATCAATCATCTGCGCCGTCCCACTCATGGAGTACGTTACCACCCGATCCTGAGTAGGGTCTGCCACAATACTGGTGATCCCTGCAGAGCCACAAACAAtgcgctccacctccctcgACCCCGTCCGGATGTCGAACCAGTGCAGTGTCCCACACACGTCTCCGATAAATAGAGAGAAGCCGGCAGTTGTGGCGCTGGTGAGGGGAACAGCGACACGTGCACCCACCACGACCCTATCGCTTCGCTTGTCCGCTGTGACAAGGTagccgtcatcgccgccaaACACAAAGGAGTCTTGCGTCGTTACCGCCACGCAGTTGACCACCGGCCACTCACACCGACCCTTGACGGCATACCTAGAGATGGTGCGCAACCGTGCACCTTTCTCGACATCCCAGACAGTGGCACACCCGTCTCCTTGAGCAACCAGCAGCGTTGTGGCACTACTCCACGCTGCATCTACTGCTGCAGGTCCACCCGTGTTCATGGAGCAGACGTGCTCTGGCGCCGCCTTAGCAAAGCGCCACAGCAACACCACTCCGTCGACGTCGCCGGTGGCGCACACACGGCCATGCGTGGCGGCACACACGACATCTTCGGAGTGGCCGTGCAGATTCCAGtacaccacctccgccctGCCAGACGGGGCAGACGACGAAGTCACAGCTAGCGCCATTGGTGAGAAGAGCAATATTGATCGAAAGTTTAAGGAAGTCAAGGGAGGCAAAGCGAGAGGGACACAAGAATACAAGAAAGCGAAGGGTAACCGCACCGTGCACCACTATCAGACTCCCGTTCCCTTCGTTTCTATCCTCCAGAGGTCAACGAGTCATGCACCTCTAGTGTCGGGTCTTCGGCAAAAGAAAGcaaatgtgtgtgtgtcgcgcGAGTGGCGAGTGAGGTGCCCACAGTGGGGTGCAATTGACGAGAAATGTTCCGAGAGATTGCGaaataggggggggggaggtcgagaagagaaaactGTCATGAGAGAATGCGAAGGGAGCTCCGACATCGCAAGGCAACACACACGGGGAAAAGAAGCAGACAGGTGCGTGGAGACAGCACATAGATACTACTGCCTTTCTGGTGAAGCGCGAAAACGCACAGCACTTCACACGCACTACGTCAAAATATTTGCTATCAGCACTGAATGAAAGTGAGCGAGAATGCCCTCACTGAGCGGTACCGAGGTCCACATAGTTTTCACCAGTCAacatacacatgcacatgcaaaGATGATACCAGAAAGAAGAGAATCGATGCGGCAGCTAAACTGAGCGACCTTGctaaagaagagagaagcagaaaagagggaagggatgTGGTGAGAGAGACAAAGCGCAAAAATAGTGGAAGTGACACacaaagaaacacacaggcAAAAGCGAAACTCCTCGAATGAGAACGAATACACAAACACAGTGAACAGGGAAGGcggtgaagggggagaaggacaCGGAAGGGTGGAGATTAGGTGGTGCAATGATACTCCGCATCGTGCCGCTGTCCCGTAGCTTCATGTCCTCTTCTCTAGCGCACCTAGACTCGAAGTTATTCATGCCATCTGGCGTGGAGCACAGCCAACGCTCAAGTTCTTTTCCTCTGTAGCCCCAACCCCCTCCCTATCTCTCGCCGCCAACAGCCTCGTACCTCTTACTCTAGGGTACTTACACTAAATCGACAACCTATTGCACACACTAACATGAAAATGTTCGACAACAGAGAAGGAATAGCGGTAAGAAGCATCGATGAAAAGTGACTTCTCTATTTTCCTGCTTCTTCAAACGCTTCGTCCCCCCATCGGGCTGCTCCTTTCCTGTCCCTAGCCCCCACTCTTTTTGCACCTCACCCGTACTACAACCCCATGCCCGCCCCTTAAAACTCAAAAGCACAGCCCCATAGTCGAGTGAATAGAGTCGATTCGGGCGCGCGGAGACCTTAGCAAGGATACCCACAAAGCAAAAGGGACGATGCGCAGAGAAGCGAGTACGTCAGAGACAATAGACAAATCTTAACAAGGTCCAGACTCAATACAaggcacccccccccacacacacaccggcacGTACTCCTATGCTCGCCATGTAAACGGAGTAACAGCAAGAATAGGGGAAGAAAGTGAGAACGCCACAGAGACGTGTGATTGGGGTTGGTGATGAACGGggtgaggaaaggagggggataCCGGGATGTCAGACAGGATGGCTGACGCTCCGGCAGATGCATGCTGGAAGAAGgcgacagagaaaaagaaagaaaaggaaaagatgaGCGAGGTCGATTtccgtgcacacacacacacacacacacacacacaaaacacacacaacgagAGTGAGCTGCGCACAAACACGCAATGGGGGAGGCGGGCGCGCGCTACTTTTTGTGGCTGCGCGTGCTGTTGCCAAGTTACCGATGTCTTGGTACAACGGTCGCCACTGTGGTGCGTGAGTCGACTGACGAGGAGCGCTTCTTCATCCCGTTGGTGTCCACTGAAAAAGAGAAGTTCCACGCAGTTGGCAAGTTCCCACTCTCAAGCAGGTGGCAGAGGACACGCTCGATTTGCGAAAAGTTGCGAAGGAACTGAGACTGTGCGGTGTCTTGCCAACATAGGCAGTGGAGAGGTGCGAACGACTTCTGTGAAGGCCACCAGCGATACGTGGCGGCACGGACGTGTGACTCAGCGTGGTGCATGAGAGCCTCGCCTTGCGGAATGCACTGCCAGACGGCGCCGCCCGCCGGTCGAACACGTGCGTGTCGCTCTGAGGTTTGCCCATGCTGTGCCGAATCTGCGGCGTAGGCTTGCCCTGCAGAGCCACCTTGTGCTTCCACGTACTGTGAGATGAATGCATCTAGTTGTCCAAAACGATCACGCACCTGTCTGCCCACTTTTGCCACTGCATAAGCTGCTCCTCCATTCCATCCGCTTCAGTCGCCGACAGCATGTGCCGCCGCATGCAGTAGTCCGTCGAAAGCACATCATCCACGATGAGCAGGAGAAGCCGAGCAGCTTGATGTTTTCACCCTTTTTGAAAAATGGCATTACCAAGGCGttgagctgcagcacatgTCGTTTTCACAGTGCCTTGACGTTCACGCTCACCTTGAGCAGATCTACGGTGCTACTCGCTCGGTGCACACCGGTCGAGGAGGCCAGAAAACACGTTACCTTTAGGCGCAGGAGCATCGCCTTCGTGGAAGAAGCCGAGCCAGCACTCGCGAGGGCGCTCTTTCAGCGGGTAAATGTGACGTTTTGAGGGAGCCCACTGCGCAGCTGTTGCAGTTCTCCATCAGCACAGTTCCAATGTCCTCATGCAGCTTCGCCATGATGGCTGCAGAAAGGGAGGACTTCTCCTGTGCTGCCTTGAGGAATTTCGCTGCCTTTGCGCTGATGGCCACCTCATCGCGAGGTGAAGACTCCAGCGACAGAGGGACGTGTTCGCGCAGCTCTTTTGCCAGCCCAGCAGCTATGAGCCCCGCACCGCTGTCGTGATCTGCACGTTCAGCGCTGCAATATCGGCTGGCTAAAGAGATGGAGGCCGCAATACGCGGATGTTGTACAGTCAATTTCGGTAGACGAAgcacttctcttcctcctgccGTGCTTTCAGGCACTTGGCCTGGAACACGAAGTCAAAAAGCGCCCCAACAGACCACTGCAAGAAGAAGCGTCACTGCATCTCCAGCATTGTTTCTGGAGACTCACGGGCTTTGGGTCTGTCCTCCTTGCACACCCGACTTGGTACAACGCTTTCATCGAGGCTAATGGCGAAAGCGATGCTGCCCGCAGTGAACCGGGGCCCGTTGGTGAGGGGAAcgttggcgctgccaccctgAAAGACGAGGCCGTCCATTGTGTGCTTAATGGCGGCCGTGTTTACCAGGAATGGCAACTGCACGTCACCTTGAGGACCGATGGTGATCTCACTGTTGTGCTTGCGCAGGTCGAACGGCCATAGCAGCGCGCCACAGTATGTGGAAGGCAGGTTTGTGAGCATTACCCACGAGCTGCCACacgcgtgctgcagtcgtGCCTCGAGGTCCTCACAGCGGGCCTGCAGGCCGCTGTTATcgtgcaccagcgccgccgctgctcctctttctaCCGCTTGCACTCTCTCCTGCCGGAACTCCTTGGAGCAAAGCTCCCAGTCTAGAATGCGCGAGTCGCTTGCACGCGGCAGCTCTGTGCCCACTTCCACAAAACGGAAGGCGAGGTGCTTCCCGAGAACGATACGATAATTCGGCTCCAGCGGCGTCTCCTCCGTGATGAGCCTTTCACTCACATACGCCATGCCACACTCCGGCTTCAACCATACAGCGAACCCCTAACGGCGTACCCTACAGTGCGGGAGATAGATGCTACGGTGCAGCGTGTCATCATCCGCAGACGGTGGCATCACGCAAAAGTCCAACGGCGACGCATTTGTCCTCTCCAGCGATGTAGGTGCGATCCTCGTGAATTTAGTGCGCCAGCTTCTCGCCGACAATCAGCTGCGGATTGAGGCTGATAAAATACGGTCCCAGCTCCACGGGGCTAAAGTGGCTCTTCTCATTGATCACCAAAGACCATGTGCGGATGTCTTGAAGTCGAACACAACTGCTCACACGCTTTTCGCTGCCCACTGAGTAGCATGACAGCTTTTTCTTCAATGTGCGTGCCTCAGAagcgaggaggcggggaTTGATAGGGTCGCACATAGTCTCCTGCACGTACAGTCCAACAGACGCAACGTAGCAACCAACGATCGCAGCCGCGCTTTCCGTGAGACGTAGAAAGCTCTCTGCCGTGTATTCCACAGCGCGGCACATATCAACTGTAAGGCGCTGTTCCACAAGCATGAGAGAAGACTCTTCTGGCACAACGTTCATTGCGCATATAGCGCAGCAGTTTGTGACCTCCATTATCAGCCTCGATGATTGCATTAATGCCACTGAAGCGTTCGCATCGGTACTGGATGAAGTCATTAGCTCCTTCGTTGACAAAAGGTACTGTGAACTGCGTCTACACGTCCCTGCTCGGGTTGATAGATtcggcagaaaaaaaaggagagcatTGCTTTGCAGAGTGCCTCCCCTACTACTCTGCCCTCAacgaaggtgaggaggaggatgctCTCAAAGCACTGACTAATGATCTCCTTGATGAGCCCTtcctcatcgctgctgcggaagcAACAATTATCTCCGAATGGTGCGGCGCGCTCCTCGTTGCCCACAACTGCCACGAAAAAGTCTGTCGGAGCCACTGTCTACTAATTcctgctcttttctttctgcttcCACACAGATACGCTCCTGCACTCAGGCCACCTCCATtgcggcgtgtgtgtgtctgtgcgcgctTCGGTGTGCCCGCatgcagaggagagaaagaaacacgggagaaagggaggagcaTCCCGTCGTCGCACGACAAACACCATGGGGAAAAGCCTAACGAATGATGTTCTACAAAGCTGAGATGGGGCAGAAATCGCACACAAAAGGtgagacgcagagagaaggacagagagagaggtagcCTCACTGCATAGGTCAGCACGTGCCCTGGAGTAAGCAAAACGGCTGCACTCGCCGAGTCATGTGTAATGCGGTCAACGAGAACGAAAAGGCCGCATAAGAACATCGGAGAGAAACGGAAAACGAGCGCCAAAGCAGtacgacagagagagaagtgaggaCAGAGTGCATACAAGGAGCACAAAGCTCCGTTGGCACGGCGCAGTGCTTGAGTGTTCCCCGGCTGGTGGGAGGTGCCGGTGTGGCGGAGtgcgggaagagaggaatCCCTGCATTTATAGGACGCTTCGTACAGTTGTAGACTAAGCTCGGCGCGCCCTCACATTTGCCATTTCGCTGTTGTTTCTACTTTCAGTCTTCTTGTTTGATCATGTTCACACGCTCTCATCCAATCACCAACGAGCGGTAAGTCCTCTTGGAGGACAAGTCGAGAGGGGTACGGAGAGCGGAGTCGATTCAGTTGAAACTCCGTTGTCTCCTGTAGATCTCGTAAAGGCCCCTAGCCTACAGACCCTTATAGGGGTACAAACATGGATTCGCCCCTGATGGAGCGCACGAAAAATGTGAAATAAAGGcatgaaaagagaaacaacaCCATCAAGAACCTCTGAGTTTCTGCTGCCAGGTTGGACACCTAcaccctctccgctctctctcctgacCCTTTTCACCTCATTGCCTACCCAGGGATTCATCTGAGCATCCTGCTACTACCACTGCCGTGCCATGGGTCATGTTgacagcaccacagcagcaaccgTCAAGAACGAAAAAACACCTCTGAAGAGCCTGGAAAAGGCGGTGTGGTGGTTTATAGATGGTCAGCCACCGTGAAAGAGAATTCATTGAtgaggaaaaaggagagaaggataCGTTGCTAAGATGACGGGGGAGCAAGTTGCGTCGACTTCTTCAGTGCAGAGTGTGGACGTGGCTAGCACTCCTCTGCTGGAGGCCGCTGATGAATCCACGCAGCGCGCGTGCTACACTCTGCTTGGGTGGCGGGAAAGTCGAATGGtaacaacaaaaaagatAAAGGGTACACCTTAGTCCTCGAGAGCTTCCAAAGCCGCTACGTCAAACAACTCATCATCTATGTAGTCCACAAAGTTCTTCTGAAGGAAGTTCTTGAGCGCATCACCACTGAGGTAGCGGCCCTCAGCGAGGACTGCTTCCTCACGCTCTCGTGAGCTCTCAATGTGAAACGACTCATCGCTGTACACCGATGTAGAAGCCGCGCTCTCTGGTAGGAGCGTATCTGGCAAGTacttctttgcttcttgcCTTTTTGATGTTCGCACATTAGTCGCGGCCGGCAGCGATTCTGCAAGCGGAGCAGGCGAGGTGCTCTCTCGGCTGCTGGGTGCCGGCGAGGGGGTTTCGACGCGCCCGTGCTTCACTCCTCGGTTCATCCACGCAGACGGCTGATAGAAAgggtgtgtaggtgtgcgttTCAGTGTATATAATtctatgtgtgcgtgcgtgctgatCCGCGCACTCTTGTTCTCTGTGAAAATCTGTGCGGTGAGGGCAGAGCGAACGCGTCTCCAACTTACTCGCACGCACCGTCACACTTGTAGCTAGGCAGGTTGCAGGTCACAGAACAAGATTCGTACCACAACGCATTGAAGTTTGTCGAAAAGTGCAGGAGATTTATCAGAAGAGTAGCGCATAGGCCGAACAAAAGAAGTCTGTAAGAAAAGGTGCACTGTTCATTttctgtgtctgtgcgtgcatggTAGTACCCGCACCCTGCCGCACTGTGACACAATGCGCGACACCCATGCAGCGTACGGAGCGAACTTCGAACACGCAGTTCCCCAAAacagcgatgcggcgccTCTAGAGCCTGCACGCGTGGCGCCAGGAGGCCTAAGAGAGATCAAAGGAGTTCAGACCACGTCACGCCGGTAGCTCGCACAAGTTCAGCAGCCTCCCGCCTGCATGCAGTTCCATAGTGTTTTGTGGTTGAGGCCTTCATTTCGAATGCAAAACCCAGAAGGCATGAGAGAGTGAGCAACGCAACTTCACCTTCCTGACTCGCTCTCAAGTTACCGTGTTTCTTATCTctgttcctcctcttcagaCGTGTGA from the Leishmania panamensis strain MHOM/PA/94/PSC-1 chromosome 28 sequence genome contains:
- a CDS encoding U5 snRNP-specific 40 kDa protein, putative (TriTrypDB/GeneDB-style sysID: LpmP.28.3110), with the protein product MALAVTSSSAPSGRAEVVYWNLHGHSEDVVCAATHGRVCATGDVDGVVLLWRFAKAAPEHVCSMNTGGPAAVDAAWSSATTLLVAQGDGCATVWDVEKGARLRTISRYAVKGRCEWPVVNCVAVTTQDSFVFGGDDGYLVTADKRSDRVVVGARVAVPLTSATTAGFSLFIGDVCGTLHWFDIRTGSREVERIVCGSAGITSIVADPTQDRVVTYSMSGTAQMIDTQPFALSSSDRLLGATELGVNERQALLRGAWVPRSDTVVMPSGKGNVVSVFASDIVGGAMRTVHAGRTGSAMNVSVCVEDEYVVCGGDGGEVAAYQW
- a CDS encoding hypothetical protein (TriTrypDB/GeneDB-style sysID: LpmP.28.3130), whose translation is MNRGVKHGRVETPSPAPSSRESTSPAPLAESLPAATNVRTSKRQEAKKYLPDTLLPESAASTSVYSDESFHIESSREREEAVLAEGRYLSGDALKNFLQKNFVDYIDDELFDVAALEALED